One part of the Rutidosis leptorrhynchoides isolate AG116_Rl617_1_P2 chromosome 1, CSIRO_AGI_Rlap_v1, whole genome shotgun sequence genome encodes these proteins:
- the LOC139885904 gene encoding uncharacterized protein, whose product MADESDNNPNTAIMEPISKSLHPLHEIAMTPTHKLLLKQWLKEEELILNRIALKETQIDSVRKELTNLYCFFFLFHSISLILLFSSSSNSSVMGSCNRSWIPSICSLLCSLGLIWAVRYKTDTESHLEKLLEREKEDGKLLGKCVEELKKKGLEFDLLKEVDALRRAKSLRVEAKEVKKWSARDFVTLFFFTVSCFVLALTRVILCD is encoded by the coding sequence ATGGCTGATGAGAGCGATAATAATCCCAACACAGCAATCATGGAACCCATATCGAAATCACTACACCCACTCCACGAGATCGCAATGACTCCAACCCACAAACTTCTGCTAAAACAATGGCTTAAAGAAGAAGAACTTATCCTCAATCGAATCGCACTTAAAGAAACCCAAATTGATTCTGTTCGTAAGGAACTAACTAATCTCTACTGTTTCTTCTTCTTGTTTCACTCGATTTCACTAATTTTACTGTTTAGTAGTAGTTCGAATTCGTCGGTGATGGGATCGTGTAACCGATCGTGGATCCCGTCGATTTGTTCGTTACTTTGTTCGTTGGGGTTGATTTGGGCTGTTCGATATAAAACGGATACGGAATCGCATTTGGAGAAGCTGTTGGAAAGGGAAAAAGAAGATGGGAAATTGTTGGGGAAATGTGTGGAAGAATTGAAGAAAAAAGGGTTGGAATTTGATTTGTTGAAGGAAGTTGATGCGTTACGAAGAGCGAAAAGTTTGAGGGTTGAAGCGAAAGAGGTGAAGAAATGGTCTGCAAGAGATTTTGTGACTCTTTTTTTCTTTACCGTTTCTTGTTTTGTTCTGGCTCTTACTCGGGTTATTCTTTGCGATTGA